CAGGAGGTCCCGGTGGGTGAGGACCAGCGGCAGCACGTGGAGCTGGCCCGGGATCTGGCGGTGCGGTTCAACCAGCGGTACGGGCACACCTTCACGGTGCCGAAGGTGACGCTGCCGGAGGTGGCCGCGCGGGTCATGGACCTGCAGGAGCCCGCGTCGAAGATGGGGAAGTCCGGCGGGGCGGGACCCGGCGTGGTGTTCATGCTGGACGAGCCCGGGGTGATCCGGAAGAAGGTCATGCGGGCCGTGACCGACAGCGGGGACGGCGGGGTCGTCTACGACCGGGCGGCGCGGCCGGGGGTCGCGAACCTGCTGGACGTGCTGGCCGCCTGCACCGGCGGGGATCCGGCCGCCCTCGCCGAGGAGTACAGCGGGTACGGGGCGCTCAAGCGGGATGTCGCCGACGCGGTGGTGGAGGTGCTGCGGCCGGTGCAGGAGCGGCATGCCGAGCTGGCGGCCGATCCGGCGGCGGTGGAGAAGGTGCTGCGGGAGGGGGCCGAGCGGGCGCGGGCGCTGGCGCGGCCGGTCGTGGACCGGGCGTACCGGGCGATCGGGCTGCTGGAGCCCTGACGGAGGCGGAGGTACGGGCCCCGCGCGCGGGGCCCGTACCTCTGTGCCGGCGGTGCCGGCGGTGTCAGCTGTTGCCGGAGGCCAGTTCGCGGCTGCGGTCGCGGGCTGCTTCGAGGGCTGCGATCAGGGCGGCCCGTACGCCGTGCCGTTCGAGTTCGACGATCGCGTTGATGGTGGTGCCGGCCGGGGAGGTGACGGCTTCGCGGAGCTTGACCGGGTGCTCGCCGCTGTCGCGGAGCATCACGGCGGCGCCGATGGCGGCCTGGACGATGAGGTCGTGGGCCTGGGCGCGGGGCAGGCCGAGGAGGATGCCGGCGTCGGTCATCGCCTCGACGAGGAAGTAGAAGTAGGCGGGTCCGGAGCCGGACAGGGCGGTGGCGGCGTCCTGCTGGGACTCCGGGACGCGCAGGGTCTTGCCGACGCCGCCGAAGATCTCCTCGGTGTGGGCGAGGTGTTCCGCGGTGGCGTGGCTGCCGGCCGAGATGACGGACATGGCCTCGTCGACGAGGGCGGGGGTGTTCGTCATGACGCGGACGACGGGGGTGCCGGAGGCGAGCCGCTCCTCGAAGAAGGAGGTGGGGATGCCGGCGGCGCCGCTGATGACCAGGCGGTCGGCGGGAACGTGCGGGGCGAGCTCCTCGAGGAGCTTGCCCATGTCCTGCGGCTTGACGGTGAGGATGAGGGTGTCGGCGCGCTTGGCGGCCTCGGCGTTGCTGACGGCCTCGACGCCGTAGCGGGCGCGGAGCTCTTCGGCGCGTTCGGGGCGGCGGGCGGTGACGAGGAGTTTGGCGGCGGGCCAGCCGCCGCGGATCATTCCGCTGAGCAGGGCCTCGCCGATCTTGCCGGTACCGAGGACTGCGACTGTCTGGGTCATGCCCGATTCACCTCGCCGAACTGTGTTGCACGTGTGCTTGCTCTCCGTCCTCATCCTTGCACCCGTGCACGCGGCGGCGGGGTGCTGTCCGCAGTGCGGTCAGGGCGTACGGCGGCGGAGGGTGGCCGCGCCGAGGGCGAGGACGAGCAGCGCGCAGGCGGCGACGATCACGACGTCGCGGACGAAGTCGGCGGTCATGTCGGTGTGGGTGAGGACCTGGGTCATGCCGTCGACGGCGTACGACATGGGCAGCACGTTCGAGACGCCTTCGAGGACGGGATGCATGGTGTTGCGCGCGGCGAACAGCCCGCAGAGCAGGAGCTGGGGAAAGATCACGGCCGGCATGAACTGGACGGCCTGGAACTCGCTGGCGGCGAACGCGGAGACGAACAGGCCGAGCG
The Streptomyces sp. NBC_01296 DNA segment above includes these coding regions:
- the trpS gene encoding tryptophan--tRNA ligase, whose amino-acid sequence is MTRIFSGIKPSGHLTLGNYLGAVRQWVAADQAPDEALFCVVDLHALTVEHDPARVRRLSRQAATLFLASGLDPEKCTLFLQSHVDEHTRLSYLLECTATDGEMRRMVQYKEKSAQAQASGQGVRLSLLTYPVLMAADILAYGTQEVPVGEDQRQHVELARDLAVRFNQRYGHTFTVPKVTLPEVAARVMDLQEPASKMGKSGGAGPGVVFMLDEPGVIRKKVMRAVTDSGDGGVVYDRAARPGVANLLDVLAACTGGDPAALAEEYSGYGALKRDVADAVVEVLRPVQERHAELAADPAAVEKVLREGAERARALARPVVDRAYRAIGLLEP
- the proC gene encoding pyrroline-5-carboxylate reductase; translated protein: MTQTVAVLGTGKIGEALLSGMIRGGWPAAKLLVTARRPERAEELRARYGVEAVSNAEAAKRADTLILTVKPQDMGKLLEELAPHVPADRLVISGAAGIPTSFFEERLASGTPVVRVMTNTPALVDEAMSVISAGSHATAEHLAHTEEIFGGVGKTLRVPESQQDAATALSGSGPAYFYFLVEAMTDAGILLGLPRAQAHDLIVQAAIGAAVMLRDSGEHPVKLREAVTSPAGTTINAIVELERHGVRAALIAALEAARDRSRELASGNS